A window from Ignavibacteriota bacterium encodes these proteins:
- a CDS encoding ribonuclease Z: MAKSYKPKYPLTWKKNNFFIKIYCSIPNIATGIIITTENATFIVDPGDGILRDLNKDYSSKQILEISDIFISHGHHDHVGGVWSLLTYLSVMKKNTPLNIYYPKGCLEIESIYKAFHEVYSHELKYKISLKPIDNSKSFKKKDIVIKPFKVNHREPTEIKGVSVEVPSLGFKFNNNEKSICYGGDTAYCESLIKMAKDSDLAIIEAGAENNEENDLHLTLDQAIKIGKTAKDFFLVHVPE; this comes from the coding sequence ATGGCAAAATCATATAAACCTAAATATCCACTAACTTGGAAAAAGAATAATTTTTTTATCAAAATTTATTGTTCAATTCCAAATATTGCTACGGGTATTATAATAACAACAGAAAATGCAACTTTTATTGTTGATCCCGGAGACGGAATTTTAAGAGATTTAAATAAAGATTATTCATCAAAACAAATTTTGGAAATTTCAGATATTTTTATCTCGCACGGACATCATGATCATGTTGGCGGAGTTTGGTCGCTTCTAACTTATCTTTCTGTTATGAAAAAAAATACACCACTAAATATTTATTATCCAAAAGGTTGTTTGGAAATTGAAAGTATTTATAAAGCTTTTCATGAAGTTTATTCGCATGAATTAAAGTATAAAATTTCTTTAAAACCTATTGATAACAGTAAAAGTTTTAAGAAAAAAGATATTGTTATAAAACCATTTAAAGTTAATCACCGTGAACCTACAGAAATTAAAGGAGTTTCAGTTGAAGTTCCGTCACTTGGGTTTAAATTCAATAATAATGAAAAATCAATTTGTTATGGCGGAGATACTGCGTATTGCGAAAGTTTAATAAAAATGGCAAAAGATTCTGATCTTGCAATTATTGAAGCCGGCGCTGAAAATAATGAAGAAAATGATTTGCATTTAACTCTAGATCAAGCAATAAAAATTGGCAAAACTGCTAAAGATTTTTTTTTGGTTCATGTGCCAGAATAG
- a CDS encoding transcriptional repressor codes for MKNETAHEKFKKFLKQEKHRITPERFEVLDYSLGYKGHFGADDLFIQMKNKKSNVSRATVYNTLELLAKCNLLAKRNFGDGITRYESSYNRKNHDHLICINCGNITEFTSPNIQEIIKNVCDDLGFESVGYSFNIFGKCKNEKSCKYLK; via the coding sequence TTGAAAAACGAAACCGCACACGAAAAATTCAAAAAGTTTCTTAAGCAAGAAAAACATAGAATAACTCCGGAACGATTTGAAGTTTTAGATTATTCATTGGGTTACAAAGGACATTTTGGTGCTGATGATTTATTCATTCAAATGAAAAATAAAAAATCAAATGTTTCCCGCGCAACAGTTTATAATACTTTGGAACTTTTGGCAAAATGTAATTTACTTGCAAAAAGAAATTTTGGAGATGGAATAACGCGTTATGAATCAAGTTACAATAGGAAAAATCACGATCATTTAATTTGCATTAATTGCGGAAATATTACGGAATTCACTTCACCGAATATTCAAGAAATAATTAAAAATGTATGTGATGATTTAGGATTTGAAAGTGTTGGCTACAGTTTCAATATTTTTGGCAAATGTAAAAATGAAAAAAGCTGTAAATATTTGAAGTAA
- a CDS encoding dodecin domain-containing protein produces MSKSFEIINRVGISNESISDAVKNAVTEAKNDGGVSWFEVVEQRGRVTSEDKIEFQVTVKIGRKISS; encoded by the coding sequence ATGTCAAAATCATTTGAAATAATTAATAGAGTTGGAATTTCAAACGAAAGCATTTCAGACGCAGTTAAAAATGCTGTAACAGAAGCTAAAAATGATGGCGGTGTTTCTTGGTTTGAAGTTGTTGAACAACGCGGAAGAGTTACAAGTGAAGACAAAATTGAATTTCAAGTTACTGTAAAAATTGGAAGAAAAATTAGTAGTTAA